In the genome of Girardinichthys multiradiatus isolate DD_20200921_A chromosome 7, DD_fGirMul_XY1, whole genome shotgun sequence, one region contains:
- the klf5b gene encoding Krueppel-like factor 5 encodes MAAALTNSVWVAPRQDAQFLHKTHPAAPLTSSDGLRGEDHGQVLCNAILGISSFPDYNLGKPEMDNYFLQDVINSKTDRDTAPMLEPPFNEDFASSYSVNMSLLLPDAAYLHPGLCRTVRQIKTEPSHSLMHSTCQGNGVPATLPEYSGMFKAADTPGGSFFIKQEVPEFQEIPQFQMLNSELEQNSFPITPLSVPCGNQHVGQLSNSSQTECFPFNQHSGHQFRSTYMPPSPPNTEPSSPSNISPPPSYEASIASKTTLQTHSSTEPRQTSSEPSIQNHDQNYASGFSQSPVGGPPQNSSLAPAQTTPGVGPLSPELAQSAPVKYNRRNNPDLERRRIHHCDVPGCQKVYTKSSHLKAHLRTHTGEKPYQCSWEGCEWCFARSDELTRHFRKHTGVKPFQCGVCSRCFSRSDHLALHTKRHQS; translated from the exons ATGGCCGCAGCTCTGACGAATTCGGTTTGGGTTGCTCCTAGGCAGGACGCGCAGTTTCTCCACAAAACCCACCCAGCGGCGCCGCTGACATCATCCGACGGTCTGAGGGGTGAGGATCATGGACAAGTGCTGTGTAACGCCATCCTGGGAATTTCATCTTTCCCAGATTATAATCTG GGTAAACCCGAGATGGACAACTACTTCCTCCAAGATGTAATAAATTCAAAAACTGACAGGGATACTGCTCCCATGCTGGAGCCACCTTTCAACGAAGACTTCGCCTCTTCTTACAGCGTCAACATGAGCCTGCTGCTTCCTGATGCCGCTTACCTGCACCCTGGCCTCTGCAGGACTGTGAGGCAAATCAAAACGGAGCCATCACACTCCCTGATGCACTCCACCTGCCAGGGCAACGGAGTACCAGCAACCCTCCCAGAGTACTCAGGAATGTTTAAAGCAGCTGACACTCCTGGTGGTAGCTTTTTCATCAAGCAAGAAGTGCCGGAATTCCAAGAGATTCCCCAGTTTCAGATGTTGAACAGTGAATTGGAGCAGAACTCTTTCCCCATCACCCCTTTAAGTGTTCCATGCGGGAATCAACACGTAGGACAACTATCAAACAGTTCACAGACTGAATGTTTTCCATTTAATCAGCACTCTGGTCATCAGTTTAGATCAACTTATATGCCACCATCTCCGCCAAATACTGAGCCTTCAAGTCCCTCCaacatttctcctcctccctcctACGAAGCCAGCATTGCCTCAAAGACAACACTTCAGACCCACAGTTCCACTGAACCCAGACAGACTTCCAGCGAGCCATCGATtcaaaaccatgaccaaaattATGCTTCTGGCTTCAGCCAAAGTCCAGTTGGTGGACCGCCTCAGAACTCCAGCCTGGCACCAGCTCAGACAACACCAGGTGTCGGGCCACTGTCTCCAGAGTTGGCCCAGTCTGCTCCGGTCAAGTACAACCGGAGGAATAACCCTGATCTGGAAAGACGCAGGATTCACCACTGTGATGTTCCAG ggTGCCAGAAAGTATATACAAAGTCATCTCATTTAAAGGCCCATCTACGGACCCACACAG GTGAGAAGCCGTACCAGTGCTCCTGGGAGGGATGCGAGTGGTGCTTCGCCCGCTCTGATGAGCTGACGCGGCACTTCAGGAAACACACCGGGGTGAAGCCTTTCCAGTGCGGTGTATGCAGCCGCTGTTTCTCTCGTTCTGACCACCTGGCCCTGCACACGAAGAGACACCAGAGCTAA